CGATGGCGTCCATCTCCTCGAGGATCTCGGGAAAGCCGCGTTCGATCATCCGCCCGAAGCGCGCCGCCTCGACCCGGGCCCGCACCCAGCGGATGCCCACGAAGTCGTGGAAGAGCCGGTCGTAGACCTCCAGGCTGCGCTGGATCAGCCGGGCGTGGGTGCGGCCGTGGGCCAGGCCGATCTCGCGGCGGCTGCCGCCGAGCTCGGTGACGGTGAGCAGCTGCTGCAGCATGGTCAGAGTGCCTCGTCGAGCAGGATCAGGAAGGCGCTCCAGGCGCGGGCATCGGCGTGGGCCCGGTAGGCGTCGCTGCCGAACACGGTGAAGGCGTGGGGCGCGCCGGAGTAGACCTGGATCTCGTAGGTCGCCTCGGCGGCCTCCAGCTCCTCGGCCAGGGTGGCGACCTCGCTCATGGGAATGGCGCTGTCGGCGCCGCCGTGGGCGATCAGGATGGGCCCGGCGCCCTGTGGCCAGCTCTGCCCCTCGGGGGTGGCCAGGCCGCCATGGAAGCTGGCGAAGCCGTGCACGTTCTCGGCCTCGCCGAAGCGAGCCATCTCCAGGGCCACGGCGCCGCCGAAGCAGTAGCCCATGATCACGCTTGGCTCGGCGGCGCCCTGGGCGCGGGCCTCGGCTAGGCCCGCCAGGGTCAGGGCGCGCATGCGTTCGCGATCCTCGTAGAGGCGGGCGGTCTCGGTGCGCTTCTTCTCGATCTCCTGGGGGCGGTTGCCCTGGCCGTAGAGGTCCACGGCGAAGGCGTCATAGCCCTGCGCGGCGAGCATGTCGGCGCGCTGGCGCTCGTAGTCGTCCAGGCCGTCCCAGTCATGGATGATCAGCACCGTGCCGCGGGCCTCGCCCTCGGCGGTGACGAGATACCCCTCGAAGGCCTCGCCCTCCACCTCGTAGACGAGATCTGTGCCGGCGGGGGTGAAAGCGTGGGCGCCGCCGGCGGCGAGCGCCAGGGCGACGGTCAGGGGCAGGGCGAGAGTGCGCATGTGGGGGCTCCAGGCAACGGGCGGTGTCAGGGGCCTTTCAGTATAGGCGCGATGGCGGGCCCTGCCGTTGGCGCGGGGAGTTGACCGCCGGGCTTGCCAGCGTTGGCAGGGGCGGCTTGAGATTTCCCGCGGGGCGTTCCAGATTGAGCGTGGGAGTCACCAGCACATTATTCGCAACCAACGGGACAACAACATGAAGAAGAGCATCCTGTCGATGGCCATCGCGGCCTCTGCACTGAGCATGGCCGGCGCGGCCCAGGCCGAGGTGAAGGTCGGTTTCCTCGGCGGTTTCACCGGGGGCATCGAGAGCCTCACGCCGCCCATCTACGAGGGTGCCCGCCTGGCAGTGCAGCAGATCAACGAGCAGGGCGGCATCCTGGGCGGCCAGACCCTGGTGATGCCCAGCGGGGATACCACCTGCGGCGACGCCTCGGCGGCCTCCAACGCAGCGGATCGCATGGTCAACACCGAGAACGTCACCGCCATCGTCGGCGCGCTGTGCACCGGGGCGACCATCGCCGCGGCCAACAATGCCGGCATTCCCGGCGGGGTGGTGATGGTCTCGCCGGCCTCCACGGCGCCGGCGGTCAGCGAGCTGGACGACAACGACCTGGTGTTCCGCACCGTGCCCTCGGATGCCTTCCAGGGCGAGATGCTGGCCAAGCTGGTGCTCGACCGTGGCATCGACTACGTGGCCGTGACCTACGTGAACAACGACTACGGTCGCGGCCTCTCCGAGGCCTTCACCGAGGCCTTCGAGGCGGGTGGCGGCGAAGTGGCCGAGAACCTGGCCCACGAGGACAACCGCGCCGACTACCGCTCCGAGCTGGGCTCGCTCTCCGCCACCGGCGCCGACACCCTGGTGGTGCTGGCCTATGCCGACACCTCCGGCCAGACGGTGCTGCGCCAGGCCTACGAGGCCGGCACCTTCACCCAGTACGTGGGAGCCGACGGCATGGTGGGCGACAGCCTGGTGGAGGCGATCGGCGCTGACGTGCTCGAGGGCATGATCGCCACCCGCCCGGGCAGCCCCGACCTGCCGGGCACCGAGCTCTTCAACGAGGCCGCCGAGGCCGCCGGCATCGACCCCAGTGCGGTGTTCGCCGCCCAGGCCTACGACGCCGCCTTCCTGGTGGCGCTGGCCATCGAGCAGAACGGCAGCGCCGAGCGCGAGGGGCTCTCCGCGGCGCTGCGCAGCGTCTCCAGCGCTCCGGGCGAGATCATCCTGCCCGGCGAGTGGGAGAAGGCCGTGGAGCTGATCGCCGCCGGCACCGAGATCAACTACGAGGGCGCCTCCGGCAGCCACGAGTTCGACGAGGATGGCGACGTGCCGGGCGTGGTGGTGGAGATGGTGGTCGAGGACGGCCGCTTCGTCAGCAAGGGCTTCGTCGAGCCCTGAGCGCTCCGCGCTGAGCTGATCCGAGCTCTCTGACCAGAAAGGCCCCGGCGGTTTCCCGCCGGGGCCTTTCACGTTGATAAGGCTTTTTTCGAAAAGTCGTCGAGCGAAGGCCAGACAAGGCAAAAATCAGCGAAAGGACGGAGTTTACAGCTGTAAATGAGTACCTTGAGCTGATTTTTAACGCCGTATGGCCGAGCGTAGACAGTTTTCGATAAAGCCTACCCGTGGTGCCTGACCTTTTCAGGCAAGAGTCCCTGCGGCGCGAAGCGCAGCACCAGGGTGATCAGCAGGCCGATCACGAAGACCCGGGCCTGCAGGGCGCGGCTCTCGATGTTGCGCGGCGGCTCCCAGGCGAACCACAGGTCGCCGAGGTGCACGGCCAGGCTCATCAGCGCCAGGGCCAGCGGCTCCGACATGATCCAGATGAGGTAGACCGCCACGGCGCCGAAGATGGTGCCCAGGTTGTTGCCGGGGCCGCCGAGAATCACCATCACCAGCACCAGGAAGGTGTGGTTGAGCGGCAGGTAGCCGTCCGGGTCGAACAGGCTGTTGAAGGTGGCCAGCACCCCGCCGCCGATGCCCATCAGGATGCAGCCCAGCACGAAGATCTCCAGGCGGCGCTGGTTGATGTCCTTGCCCATGGCGGAGGCGGCCACCTCGTTGTCGCGGATGGCGCGGATCATCCGTCCCCAGGGGGCGTTGTAGGCGCGGTGCAGCAGGAAGAAGATCACCGCGATCATCACCGCCGTCACCGAGAGGTAGAGCGCCCGAGCCAGGGTGAAGCCCAGCTCCGCCGGCCCTGGGGTGGGCCAGGGCAACGGCGAGACGGTGGCGGTGCCGCGGGTCAGCCAGTCGGAGTTCTTGAGGAAGGCCTTGATGATCTCGGCGATGCCCAGGGTGGCGATGGCCAGGTAGTCGCTGCGCAGCCCCAGGCAGATATGGCCGATGAAGTAGCCCACCGCGCCGGCGAGTGCCCCGCCGACGATCCAGCCGGTCCAGGCCGGTAGGCCCAGGCCGCCGACGAAGCCCGCCCGGGACTGGATCTCGCCGGTGACTCCGCGCAGCAGGCTGATCACCACCAGGTAGAGCACCACCGCCAGCACGATGGCGATCAGGGTGCGCAGCCGCTTGGGCACGCCGATTCGGTCGAGCCTAGTGGCGCCAAACACCAGCATGGCGGCCGCCGCCGCGTAGAGCAGCACCCGGGCCAGCTCGCCGGGCAGTTCGCTCTCCCAGAAGGCGGGGTTCACGGGCACGCTGAAGGCCATGGCGCAGTAGCCGCCGAGGGCCACGAAGCCCATCACCCCGGCATTGAACTGGCCGGCGTAGCCCCACTGGATGGTCAGGCCGAGGGCCAGGATGGCGTAGCAGGCGGCCTCCACCAGCATGCGGGTGCTGTAGGCCGCCCCCATCGCCATGTAGACCCCGAGGATGGCCGCCAGCAGGGCGGCGAACAGCACCACCTCGCGCAGCGGGAAGCGCGAGGGGGCCGCGACCAGGTCCTCGCGGCGCTTGTCTTGAGTGCTCATCAGATCACCTTCCCCTTGAACAGACCGGTGGGGCGCCATACCAGAATGGCAACCAGGATGAAGAAGGGCACCACGATCTTGTACTCGGTGCCGACGAAGGCCAGGTTGCGCGGCAGCTCCAGCCACTCCGGGAAGTGGTGGGCGATGGGCCGCAGTAGCACCGCCCAGTTGAACACCGCCAGGGTCTCGGCGAAGCCCACCACGAAGCCCCCGGCGATGGCGCCGTAGGGGTGGCCCACGCCGCCGACGATGGCCGCGGCGAAGATCGGCAGCAGCAGGAAGAAGCTGAGGTCCGGCTTGAAGGTGACGTCCAGCGCGAGCAGGGTGCCGGCGATGGCAGCGAGCCCCCCGGCGATCACCCAGGTCACCGCCACGATGGCGTTGGTGTTGATGCCCGAGGCGCGGGCCAGGTCGGGGTTGTCGGACATGGCGCGCATCGCCTTGCCCAGCCGCGAACGGTTGAGGAAGAGGTGCAGCCCCACTACGCAGGCGATGGTCAGCACGAAGAGGATGATCTGGGGCTCGGTGATCACGATCGGCGCGCGCACTCCCTCGAAGGGCAGGGCGAGGCGGTAGATCTCCTTGCGCTCGCCGGCCATGTAGAGGCTCTGGCCGCTGGTGCCGGCGAACAGGCGGATCAGCCCCTGCAGCATCAGGGTGACGCCCAGCGAGCCGATCACGATGACAATGGGCTTCACGCCATGGGCGCGCAGCGGCTTGTAGAAGGCCTTGTCGATGCCCACGGCGAGCAGCGCGGTGAGCACCATGGCCGCCGGCAGCATCACCACCGGAGTGGGCAGCCCGACGATGCCGCCCACGCCCGGGAAGGCCGCGGTGAGCAGCAGCACCATGAAGGCGCCGAAGGTCATCATGTCGGCGTGGGCGAAGTGGGCGAAGCGCATGATGCTGAAGATCAGCGTCACGCCGATGGCGCCGATGGCGTAGATCGAGCCGGTCACGCTGCCGGCAATGATCACGTTGTTGATGAAGAAGACGAGTTCGTTCACGACGGTTGTTCTCCTGTCCCTGGCTCAGCCGCCCAGGAAGCTCCTGGCCACTTCCGGGTCCGCCAGCAGGGCGGCACCGGTATCGGTGAAGCGGTTCTGTCCGGCGGCCAGCACGAAGCCCTTGTCGGCGATGGCCAGCGCCTGCTTGGCGTTCTGCTCCACCATCAGGATGCCGACGCCGGCGGCGTTGATCTGCTTCACCTGCTCGAAGATCTCGTTCATGGAGAGCGGCGAGAGGCCCGCGGTGGGCTCGTCGAGCAGCAGCAGGCTGGGCTCGGCCATCAGCGCCCGGCCCATGGCCACCATCTGGCGCTGGCCGCCGGAGAGCTCGCCGGCGGGCTGGTGGCGCTTGTCATAGAGCGGCGGGAAGAAGTCGTAGATCTGCTTGAGCATGCGCTTGACGTTCTGGGGCTTGAGGAAGGCGCCCATCTCCAGGTTCTCCTTCACCGTCATGCTCGGGAAGACGTTCTTCTCCTGGGGAACGAAGCCCATGCCCTGCTGCACCAGCTTGTTGGGGGGCTGGTTGTGGATCGGCTCGCCGCGCAGCAGGATCTCGCCCTGGGTCACGGTCAGCAGGCCGAACACGGCCTTGAGCATGGTGGACTTGCCGGCGCCGTTGGGGCCGACGATCACGCCGATCTCGTCGGCCTCGATGGCCATGTTCACCCCGTTGAGGATGTTCATGCCGCCGTAGCCGCCGTGGACGTCGCGCGCATCAAGGAGTGGCATCGTGGGGGGCTCCAAAATAGGCTTCGATGACCTCGGGGTTGCTCTGGATCTCCTGTATCGTGCCCTCCACCATCACGCTGCCCTGGGCCAGCACGATCACCGGGTCGCAGAGCCTCGCGATCATGTCCATGTCGTGCTCGATGACCAGGAAGGTGTAGCCCAGATCGCGGTTGAGGCGCTCGATGTTCTCCACCAGGTCGCCCAGCAGGGTGCGGTTGACCCCCGCCGCGATCTCGTCGAGCAGCACCACCCGGGCGTCGGTCATCATGGTGCGGCCGAGCTCGAGCAGCTTCTTCTGGCCGCCGGAGAGGTTGCCGGCCAGCTCGTTGCGCACGTGGTAGAGCCCGATGAAGTCGATCACCTCCAAGGCCTTGCGGCGCACCCCCTCCTCCTGGGCCCGCACCAGCCCCGGCTTGAGCCAGGCGTTGAAGAGCCCCTCGCCGGCCTGGGCGGGGGGCACCATCATCAGGTTCTCCAGGGCGGTCATCTGGGAGAACTCGTGGGCGATCTGGAAGGTGCGCAGCAACCCCTTGTGGAACAGCGCGTTGGCGGGGCGGTTGGTGATCTCCTCGCCGTCGAGGAGCACCTGGCCGCTGTCCAGAGGCAGGGCGCCGGCGATGATGTTGAACAGGGTCGACTTGCCGGCCCCGTTGGGGCCGATCAGCCCGGTGATGGAGCCCTTCGCCACCGAGAGCGAGCAGTCGTTGATGACCCTGAGGCCACCGAAGGCCTTGTGGACGTGCCGCACGTCGATCATGGGTGTCATGGATGCTTCCATTGTTCTTGTTGCATGGTTCTTGTTGCATGGTGCTTGTCGAGTTCGCTGCCGCTCGCGCGGTCGAGGCGCCGCCGCCCGGGGCGGCGGCGCGACCGTCACTGCTCCTGGCTGTCTTCCACCAGGAAGGTGCGGCCGGCGGCGAAGGCGCCGACGATCACCAGGGCGCCGACGGTGGGGATCAGGTAGCCCTCCACCTGGGGGATGGCGCGCAGGAGGACGAAGGCCACCGCCGCCGGGGCCACGAAGCGCACCAGGAAGCGCCAGATGGCGAACCAGGTCTCGTTGGGGCGCATCTCCTTCATCACCTCGCTGTGGGTCAACGCCCAGCCGGCGAAGAGCGCGATCAGAAGGCCGCCCAGCGGCATGAAGATGTTGGTGAGCAGCTCGATGAAGTCAAAGGCGCTGCGCCCGAACAGGGCATGGAAGAGGGTGCCCTCGGCGTAGACGTTGAAGCTGACCACGGTGAGCAGGCCCAGCGCCCAGCTGGCTACCACCATGGCGAACACCGCCTGGGGGCGGGTCATGTCGAAGCGCTCCACCAGGAAGGCGGCCACCGGCTCGATCAGCGAGATGGAGGAGCTGATGGCCGCACCCAGCACCAGGATGAAGAAGACCCCGCCGATCAGCGCGCCGAAGGGCATCTCGGCGAAGGCCAGCGGCAGGGTGACGAACATCAGCCCCGGGCCCTGGCCGGCGTCCAGGCCGGCGCCGAACACCAGCGAGAAGATCGCCAGGCCCGCGACCATGGCCACGGCGGTGTCGACGATGGCGATGGTGACGGCGGTGCGGGTCAGCGAGAGGTCGCTGGACATGTAGGCGCCGTAGGCCATGATCGCGCCCATGCCGAGGCTCAGGGTGAAGAAGGACTGCCCCATGGCGGCCAGCCAGCCCTCCAGGCTCAGGTCGGCGAGGTTGAAGGTGAACAGGAAGCTGGCCGCGGCGCCGAAGTCGCCGTTGGCCACGCCGTAGGCGAGCACCACCAGCAGGATGACGAAAAGCGCCGGCATGATGATGCGCAGCCCGCTCTCGATGCCCTTGTGGATACCCATGCCGACGATCAGCCCCGAGGCGATGATGAACAGGGTGTGGTAGAGGGTCAGCAGCCCCGGCGAGGCGAGCAGGGCCTCGAAGCCCGCGCCGATGGTGGCGGCATCGGCGCCGGCCAGCGAGCCGGTGAGCATCTGCCAGGTGTAGTGGATCGCCCAGCCGGCGATCACCGAGTAGAAGCTGAGGATCAGGAAGGCCGAAGCGGCCCCCAGCCAGCCGATGGATTCCCAGGCCCGCGAGGTGTTGTGGGTGCGGGTCAGGAAGCGCATGCCCATGATCGGGCTTCGGCGGCTGCTGCGGCCAAGCATGGTCTCGGCGATCAGGATCGGGATGCCCACCGCGAAGATGGTCAGGGCGTAGACCAGGATGAAGGCACCGCCGCCGTTCTCCCCGGTCAGGTAGGGAAAGCGCCAGAGGTTGCCGAGACCCACCGCCGAGCCGACGGCAGCCAGCAGGAAGGTGCCCTTGTGGGTCCAGACGTTATGCTTGCTCATGGTGGCTCCAGAACGCGAATCGATGGCCTTGTGGGCCCGTGCCGCAACTTTGCGGCAAAACGCGGTCAGGAGCCAGCCGCCAAGCGTTTATCGGCCGTTAAGTTCGGCGATGGTGTCGCTATCGACTAGCGCGCTTGGTCGTCGTCCTCGTCATCCTCGTCGTCGTCCCGGGTCCTGCCGACGCGGGGCTCCAGGGCGCGGGAGGCGTCCGGCAGGCGAACGGTGTCGCCCAGGGCCAGCTTGCCGTGGGACTTCAGCCGTCGGCCGTTGTTGACGGCGATGATCGCCGCCACCTCGCCGATGCTGGTGCCCTCCACGTAGGCCTCGACCTTCACCCGGACCACGGCGCCCTGGTAGCGCGCCGAGAGGATGTCGCCGGGCCCGGGGGCCGAGTGGCCCATGGGGTCCTTCGCGAAGTGGCGCATCACGCTGTCGGCGCCGGGGTCGTCCCACTCCACGTGCTTGTGCATGCCGGTTCTCCTCTCTGGGCGGCGGATCGAGTTGGCAGGCTACCAGCATAGAAGATGCCGGGGCCGAGAACGACGACGCCCGCCGCGGGGAGTACCCCGGGCGGGCGTCGTGGCGCGATGGCCTCGCCTTACTTCTTGCTGGCGCGCTTGCGCTCGTTTTCCTTGAGGAACTTCTTGCGCAGGCGGATGTGGTTCGGAGTGATCTCCACCAGCTCGTCGTCGTCGAGGAACTCGATGGCCTGCTCCAGCGAGAACTTCACCGGCGGGGTCAGCACGATGTTCTC
The Halomonas alkalicola DNA segment above includes these coding regions:
- a CDS encoding branched-chain amino acid ABC transporter permease, whose product is MNELVFFINNVIIAGSVTGSIYAIGAIGVTLIFSIMRFAHFAHADMMTFGAFMVLLLTAAFPGVGGIVGLPTPVVMLPAAMVLTALLAVGIDKAFYKPLRAHGVKPIVIVIGSLGVTLMLQGLIRLFAGTSGQSLYMAGERKEIYRLALPFEGVRAPIVITEPQIILFVLTIACVVGLHLFLNRSRLGKAMRAMSDNPDLARASGINTNAIVAVTWVIAGGLAAIAGTLLALDVTFKPDLSFFLLLPIFAAAIVGGVGHPYGAIAGGFVVGFAETLAVFNWAVLLRPIAHHFPEWLELPRNLAFVGTEYKIVVPFFILVAILVWRPTGLFKGKVI
- a CDS encoding sodium-dependent transporter, producing the protein MSKHNVWTHKGTFLLAAVGSAVGLGNLWRFPYLTGENGGGAFILVYALTIFAVGIPILIAETMLGRSSRRSPIMGMRFLTRTHNTSRAWESIGWLGAASAFLILSFYSVIAGWAIHYTWQMLTGSLAGADAATIGAGFEALLASPGLLTLYHTLFIIASGLIVGMGIHKGIESGLRIIMPALFVILLVVLAYGVANGDFGAAASFLFTFNLADLSLEGWLAAMGQSFFTLSLGMGAIMAYGAYMSSDLSLTRTAVTIAIVDTAVAMVAGLAIFSLVFGAGLDAGQGPGLMFVTLPLAFAEMPFGALIGGVFFILVLGAAISSSISLIEPVAAFLVERFDMTRPQAVFAMVVASWALGLLTVVSFNVYAEGTLFHALFGRSAFDFIELLTNIFMPLGGLLIALFAGWALTHSEVMKEMRPNETWFAIWRFLVRFVAPAAVAFVLLRAIPQVEGYLIPTVGALVIVGAFAAGRTFLVEDSQEQ
- a CDS encoding ABC transporter substrate-binding protein, which encodes MKKSILSMAIAASALSMAGAAQAEVKVGFLGGFTGGIESLTPPIYEGARLAVQQINEQGGILGGQTLVMPSGDTTCGDASAASNAADRMVNTENVTAIVGALCTGATIAAANNAGIPGGVVMVSPASTAPAVSELDDNDLVFRTVPSDAFQGEMLAKLVLDRGIDYVAVTYVNNDYGRGLSEAFTEAFEAGGGEVAENLAHEDNRADYRSELGSLSATGADTLVVLAYADTSGQTVLRQAYEAGTFTQYVGADGMVGDSLVEAIGADVLEGMIATRPGSPDLPGTELFNEAAEAAGIDPSAVFAAQAYDAAFLVALAIEQNGSAEREGLSAALRSVSSAPGEIILPGEWEKAVELIAAGTEINYEGASGSHEFDEDGDVPGVVVEMVVEDGRFVSKGFVEP
- a CDS encoding dienelactone hydrolase family protein; translated protein: MRTLALPLTVALALAAGGAHAFTPAGTDLVYEVEGEAFEGYLVTAEGEARGTVLIIHDWDGLDDYERQRADMLAAQGYDAFAVDLYGQGNRPQEIEKKRTETARLYEDRERMRALTLAGLAEARAQGAAEPSVIMGYCFGGAVALEMARFGEAENVHGFASFHGGLATPEGQSWPQGAGPILIAHGGADSAIPMSEVATLAEELEAAEATYEIQVYSGAPHAFTVFGSDAYRAHADARAWSAFLILLDEAL
- a CDS encoding ABC transporter ATP-binding protein, whose product is MTPMIDVRHVHKAFGGLRVINDCSLSVAKGSITGLIGPNGAGKSTLFNIIAGALPLDSGQVLLDGEEITNRPANALFHKGLLRTFQIAHEFSQMTALENLMMVPPAQAGEGLFNAWLKPGLVRAQEEGVRRKALEVIDFIGLYHVRNELAGNLSGGQKKLLELGRTMMTDARVVLLDEIAAGVNRTLLGDLVENIERLNRDLGYTFLVIEHDMDMIARLCDPVIVLAQGSVMVEGTIQEIQSNPEVIEAYFGAPHDATP
- a CDS encoding ABC transporter ATP-binding protein, whose product is MPLLDARDVHGGYGGMNILNGVNMAIEADEIGVIVGPNGAGKSTMLKAVFGLLTVTQGEILLRGEPIHNQPPNKLVQQGMGFVPQEKNVFPSMTVKENLEMGAFLKPQNVKRMLKQIYDFFPPLYDKRHQPAGELSGGQRQMVAMGRALMAEPSLLLLDEPTAGLSPLSMNEIFEQVKQINAAGVGILMVEQNAKQALAIADKGFVLAAGQNRFTDTGAALLADPEVARSFLGG
- a CDS encoding branched-chain amino acid ABC transporter permease encodes the protein MSTQDKRREDLVAAPSRFPLREVVLFAALLAAILGVYMAMGAAYSTRMLVEAACYAILALGLTIQWGYAGQFNAGVMGFVALGGYCAMAFSVPVNPAFWESELPGELARVLLYAAAAAMLVFGATRLDRIGVPKRLRTLIAIVLAVVLYLVVISLLRGVTGEIQSRAGFVGGLGLPAWTGWIVGGALAGAVGYFIGHICLGLRSDYLAIATLGIAEIIKAFLKNSDWLTRGTATVSPLPWPTPGPAELGFTLARALYLSVTAVMIAVIFFLLHRAYNAPWGRMIRAIRDNEVAASAMGKDINQRRLEIFVLGCILMGIGGGVLATFNSLFDPDGYLPLNHTFLVLVMVILGGPGNNLGTIFGAVAVYLIWIMSEPLALALMSLAVHLGDLWFAWEPPRNIESRALQARVFVIGLLITLVLRFAPQGLLPEKVRHHG